Proteins from a single region of Macaca fascicularis isolate 582-1 chromosome 17, T2T-MFA8v1.1:
- the SPATA13 gene encoding spermatogenesis-associated protein 13 isoform X16 — protein sequence MVARGEIARFWSLESLHLVSSDGGTEPSALVDDNGSEEDLSYEDLCQASPRYLQPGGEQLAINELISDGNVVCAEALWDHVTMDDQELGFKAGDVIQVLEASNKDWWWGRSEDKEAWFPASFVRLRVNQEELSENSISTRSEEQDEEASQSRHRHCENKQQMRTNVIREIMDTERVYIKHLRDICEGYLRQCRKHTGMFTVAQLATIFGNIEDIYKFQRKFLKDLEKQFNKEEPHLSEIGSCFLQNQEGFAIYSEYCNNHPGACLELANLMKQGKYRHFFEACRLLQQMIDIAIDGFLLTPVQKICKYPLQLAELLKYTTQEHGDYSNIKAAYEAMKNVACLINERKRKLESIDKIARWQVSIVGWEGLDILDRSSELIHSGELTKITKQGKSQQRMFFLFDHQLVSCKKDLLRRDMLYYKGRLDMDEMELVDLGDGRDKDCNLSVKNAFKLVSRTTDEVYLFCAKKQEDKARWLQACADERRRVQEDQEMGMEISENQKKLAMLNAQKTGHGKSKGKVSWTQ from the exons tttcTTCAGATGGAGGTACTGAGCCGTCTGCCTTAGTGGATGACAACGGTAGTGAGGAGGACTTGAGCTATGAGGACCTCTGCCAGGCGAGCCCTCGGTACCTGCAGCCCGGCGGGGAGCAGCTGGCCATCAATGAG CTGATCAGTGATGGCAACGTGGTCTGCGCAGAAGCCCTGTGGGACCATGTGACCATGGACGACCAGGAACTGGGCTTCAAAGCCGGGGATGTCATCCAGGTTCTGGAAGCTTCCAACAAGGACTGGTGGTGGGGCCGCAGTGAGGACAAGGAGGCCTGGTTCCCCGCGAGCTTCGTCAGA TTGCGAGTGAATCAGGAAGAGCTGTCGGAGAACTCCATCAGCACCCGCAGCGAGGAGCAGGACGAGGAGGCCAGCCAGAGCCGCCACAGACACTGCGAGAACAAGCAGCAGATGCGGACCAACGTCATCCGGGAGATCATGGACACTGAGCGGGTGTACATCAAACACCTCAGGGACATCTGCGAG GGCTATCTCCGACAGTGCCGCAAGCACACGGGAATGTTCACTGTTGCGCAGCTAGCCACTATTTTTGGAAACATTGAAGATATTTACAAATTCCAAAGAAAGTTCCTGAAAGACCTTGAGAAACAGTTCAACAAAGAGGAACCTCACTTGAGTGAAATAGGATCTTGCTTTCTTCAAAAT CAAGAGGGCTTCGCCATCTATTCCGAGTACTGCAACAACCACCCGGGCGCCTGCCTGGAGCTCGCCAACCTCATGAAGCAGGGCAAGTACAGACATTTCTTCGAAGCCTGCCGCCTGCTGCAGCAGATGATTGACATCGCCATCGACGGGTTCCTGCTCACACCGGTGCAGAAGATCTGCAAATACCCGCTGCAGCTGGCCGAGCTGCTCAAGTACACCACACAGGAGCACGG TGATTACAGCAACATAAAGGCAGCGTATGAGGCCATGAAGAATGTGGCCTGTCTGATCAATGAGCGCAAGCGCAAGCTGGAGAGCATCGACAAGATAGCCCGCTGGCAGGTGTCCATCGTGGGCTGGGAG GGACTGGATATCTTAGACCGAAGCTCAGAATTGATTCATTCTGGGGAACTGACCAAAATCACTAAGCAAGGCAAAAGCCAGCAGCGGATGTTCTTCCTGTTTGACCACCAGCTGGTGTCCTGCAAGAAGGACTTGCTGCGCAGGGACATGCTGTACTACAAGGGCCGGCTGGACATGGATGAGATGGAGCTTGTGGACCTGGGAGATGGGCGCGACAAGGACTGTAACCTCAGCGTGAAAAATGCCTTCAAGCTCGTCAGTAGGACCACAGACgaggtttatttgttttgtgcCAAAAAACAAGAAGACAAGGCAAGGTGGCTGCAGGCCTGTGCAGACGAAAGGAGGCGGGTGCAGGAGGACCAGGAGATGG GAATGGAAATTTCAGAAAACCAGAAGAAACTTGCCATGTTAAATGCTCAAAAGACAGGACATGGAAAGTCGAAAG GGAAGGTTTCTTGGACCCAGTGA
- the SPATA13 gene encoding spermatogenesis-associated protein 13 isoform X15 yields the protein MVARGEIARFWSLESLHLVSSDGGTEPSALVDDNGSEEDLSYEDLCQASPRYLQPGGEQLAINELISDGNVVCAEALWDHVTMDDQELGFKAGDVIQVLEASNKDWWWGRSEDKEAWFPASFVRLRVNQEELSENSISTRSEEQDEEASQSRHRHCENKQQMRTNVIREIMDTERVYIKHLRDICEGYLRQCRKHTGMFTVAQLATIFGNIEDIYKFQRKFLKDLEKQFNKEEPHLSEIGSCFLQNQEGFAIYSEYCNNHPGACLELANLMKQGKYRHFFEACRLLQQMIDIAIDGFLLTPVQKICKYPLQLAELLKYTTQEHGDYSNIKAAYEAMKNVACLINERKRKLESIDKIARWQVSIVGWEGLDILDRSSELIHSGELTKITKQGKSQQRMFFLFDHQLVSCKKDLLRRDMLYYKGRLDMDEMELVDLGDGRDKDCNLSVKNAFKLVSRTTDEVYLFCAKKQEDKARWLQACADERRRVQEDQEMGMEISENQKKLAMLNAQKTGHGKSKGYNRCPVAPPHQSLHPIHQRHITMPTSVPQQQVFGLAEPKRKPSLFWHTFNRLTPFRK from the exons tttcTTCAGATGGAGGTACTGAGCCGTCTGCCTTAGTGGATGACAACGGTAGTGAGGAGGACTTGAGCTATGAGGACCTCTGCCAGGCGAGCCCTCGGTACCTGCAGCCCGGCGGGGAGCAGCTGGCCATCAATGAG CTGATCAGTGATGGCAACGTGGTCTGCGCAGAAGCCCTGTGGGACCATGTGACCATGGACGACCAGGAACTGGGCTTCAAAGCCGGGGATGTCATCCAGGTTCTGGAAGCTTCCAACAAGGACTGGTGGTGGGGCCGCAGTGAGGACAAGGAGGCCTGGTTCCCCGCGAGCTTCGTCAGA TTGCGAGTGAATCAGGAAGAGCTGTCGGAGAACTCCATCAGCACCCGCAGCGAGGAGCAGGACGAGGAGGCCAGCCAGAGCCGCCACAGACACTGCGAGAACAAGCAGCAGATGCGGACCAACGTCATCCGGGAGATCATGGACACTGAGCGGGTGTACATCAAACACCTCAGGGACATCTGCGAG GGCTATCTCCGACAGTGCCGCAAGCACACGGGAATGTTCACTGTTGCGCAGCTAGCCACTATTTTTGGAAACATTGAAGATATTTACAAATTCCAAAGAAAGTTCCTGAAAGACCTTGAGAAACAGTTCAACAAAGAGGAACCTCACTTGAGTGAAATAGGATCTTGCTTTCTTCAAAAT CAAGAGGGCTTCGCCATCTATTCCGAGTACTGCAACAACCACCCGGGCGCCTGCCTGGAGCTCGCCAACCTCATGAAGCAGGGCAAGTACAGACATTTCTTCGAAGCCTGCCGCCTGCTGCAGCAGATGATTGACATCGCCATCGACGGGTTCCTGCTCACACCGGTGCAGAAGATCTGCAAATACCCGCTGCAGCTGGCCGAGCTGCTCAAGTACACCACACAGGAGCACGG TGATTACAGCAACATAAAGGCAGCGTATGAGGCCATGAAGAATGTGGCCTGTCTGATCAATGAGCGCAAGCGCAAGCTGGAGAGCATCGACAAGATAGCCCGCTGGCAGGTGTCCATCGTGGGCTGGGAG GGACTGGATATCTTAGACCGAAGCTCAGAATTGATTCATTCTGGGGAACTGACCAAAATCACTAAGCAAGGCAAAAGCCAGCAGCGGATGTTCTTCCTGTTTGACCACCAGCTGGTGTCCTGCAAGAAGGACTTGCTGCGCAGGGACATGCTGTACTACAAGGGCCGGCTGGACATGGATGAGATGGAGCTTGTGGACCTGGGAGATGGGCGCGACAAGGACTGTAACCTCAGCGTGAAAAATGCCTTCAAGCTCGTCAGTAGGACCACAGACgaggtttatttgttttgtgcCAAAAAACAAGAAGACAAGGCAAGGTGGCTGCAGGCCTGTGCAGACGAAAGGAGGCGGGTGCAGGAGGACCAGGAGATGG GAATGGAAATTTCAGAAAACCAGAAGAAACTTGCCATGTTAAATGCTCAAAAGACAGGACATGGAAAGTCGAAAG GCTACAACAGGTGCCCCGTGGCCCCACCGCACCAGAGCCTGCACCCCATCCACCAGCGCCACATCACTATGCCCACAAGCGTCCCCCAGCAGCAGGTATTTGGCCTGGCGGAACCCAAAAGGAAGCCCTCGCTCTTCTGGCACACCTTCAACAGGCTCACCCCCTTCCGGAAATGA
- the SPATA13 gene encoding spermatogenesis-associated protein 13 isoform X17 has translation MDDQELGFKAGDVIQVLEASNKDWWWGRSEDKEAWFPASFVRLRVNQEELSENSISTRSEEQDEEASQSRHRHCENKQQMRTNVIREIMDTERVYIKHLRDICEGYLRQCRKHTGMFTVAQLATIFGNIEDIYKFQRKFLKDLEKQFNKEEPHLSEIGSCFLQNQEGFAIYSEYCNNHPGACLELANLMKQGKYRHFFEACRLLQQMIDIAIDGFLLTPVQKICKYPLQLAELLKYTTQEHGDYSNIKAAYEAMKNVACLINERKRKLESIDKIARWQVSIVGWEGLDILDRSSELIHSGELTKITKQGKSQQRMFFLFDHQLVSCKKDLLRRDMLYYKGRLDMDEMELVDLGDGRDKDCNLSVKNAFKLVSRTTDEVYLFCAKKQEDKARWLQACADERRRVQEDQEMGMEISENQKKLAMLNAQKTGHGKSKGYNRCPVAPPHQSLHPIHQRHITMPTSVPQQQVFGLAEPKRKPSLFWHTFNRLTPFRK, from the exons ATGGACGACCAGGAACTGGGCTTCAAAGCCGGGGATGTCATCCAGGTTCTGGAAGCTTCCAACAAGGACTGGTGGTGGGGCCGCAGTGAGGACAAGGAGGCCTGGTTCCCCGCGAGCTTCGTCAGA TTGCGAGTGAATCAGGAAGAGCTGTCGGAGAACTCCATCAGCACCCGCAGCGAGGAGCAGGACGAGGAGGCCAGCCAGAGCCGCCACAGACACTGCGAGAACAAGCAGCAGATGCGGACCAACGTCATCCGGGAGATCATGGACACTGAGCGGGTGTACATCAAACACCTCAGGGACATCTGCGAG GGCTATCTCCGACAGTGCCGCAAGCACACGGGAATGTTCACTGTTGCGCAGCTAGCCACTATTTTTGGAAACATTGAAGATATTTACAAATTCCAAAGAAAGTTCCTGAAAGACCTTGAGAAACAGTTCAACAAAGAGGAACCTCACTTGAGTGAAATAGGATCTTGCTTTCTTCAAAAT CAAGAGGGCTTCGCCATCTATTCCGAGTACTGCAACAACCACCCGGGCGCCTGCCTGGAGCTCGCCAACCTCATGAAGCAGGGCAAGTACAGACATTTCTTCGAAGCCTGCCGCCTGCTGCAGCAGATGATTGACATCGCCATCGACGGGTTCCTGCTCACACCGGTGCAGAAGATCTGCAAATACCCGCTGCAGCTGGCCGAGCTGCTCAAGTACACCACACAGGAGCACGG TGATTACAGCAACATAAAGGCAGCGTATGAGGCCATGAAGAATGTGGCCTGTCTGATCAATGAGCGCAAGCGCAAGCTGGAGAGCATCGACAAGATAGCCCGCTGGCAGGTGTCCATCGTGGGCTGGGAG GGACTGGATATCTTAGACCGAAGCTCAGAATTGATTCATTCTGGGGAACTGACCAAAATCACTAAGCAAGGCAAAAGCCAGCAGCGGATGTTCTTCCTGTTTGACCACCAGCTGGTGTCCTGCAAGAAGGACTTGCTGCGCAGGGACATGCTGTACTACAAGGGCCGGCTGGACATGGATGAGATGGAGCTTGTGGACCTGGGAGATGGGCGCGACAAGGACTGTAACCTCAGCGTGAAAAATGCCTTCAAGCTCGTCAGTAGGACCACAGACgaggtttatttgttttgtgcCAAAAAACAAGAAGACAAGGCAAGGTGGCTGCAGGCCTGTGCAGACGAAAGGAGGCGGGTGCAGGAGGACCAGGAGATGG GAATGGAAATTTCAGAAAACCAGAAGAAACTTGCCATGTTAAATGCTCAAAAGACAGGACATGGAAAGTCGAAAG GCTACAACAGGTGCCCCGTGGCCCCACCGCACCAGAGCCTGCACCCCATCCACCAGCGCCACATCACTATGCCCACAAGCGTCCCCCAGCAGCAGGTATTTGGCCTGGCGGAACCCAAAAGGAAGCCCTCGCTCTTCTGGCACACCTTCAACAGGCTCACCCCCTTCCGGAAATGA
- the SPATA13 gene encoding spermatogenesis-associated protein 13 isoform X18, producing the protein MRTNVIREIMDTERVYIKHLRDICEGYLRQCRKHTGMFTVAQLATIFGNIEDIYKFQRKFLKDLEKQFNKEEPHLSEIGSCFLQNQEGFAIYSEYCNNHPGACLELANLMKQGKYRHFFEACRLLQQMIDIAIDGFLLTPVQKICKYPLQLAELLKYTTQEHGDYSNIKAAYEAMKNVACLINERKRKLESIDKIARWQVSIVGWEGLDILDRSSELIHSGELTKITKQGKSQQRMFFLFDHQLVSCKKDLLRRDMLYYKGRLDMDEMELVDLGDGRDKDCNLSVKNAFKLVSRTTDEVYLFCAKKQEDKARWLQACADERRRVQEDQEMGMEISENQKKLAMLNAQKTGHGKSKGYNRCPVAPPHQSLHPIHQRHITMPTSVPQQQVFGLAEPKRKPSLFWHTFNRLTPFRK; encoded by the exons ATGCGGACCAACGTCATCCGGGAGATCATGGACACTGAGCGGGTGTACATCAAACACCTCAGGGACATCTGCGAG GGCTATCTCCGACAGTGCCGCAAGCACACGGGAATGTTCACTGTTGCGCAGCTAGCCACTATTTTTGGAAACATTGAAGATATTTACAAATTCCAAAGAAAGTTCCTGAAAGACCTTGAGAAACAGTTCAACAAAGAGGAACCTCACTTGAGTGAAATAGGATCTTGCTTTCTTCAAAAT CAAGAGGGCTTCGCCATCTATTCCGAGTACTGCAACAACCACCCGGGCGCCTGCCTGGAGCTCGCCAACCTCATGAAGCAGGGCAAGTACAGACATTTCTTCGAAGCCTGCCGCCTGCTGCAGCAGATGATTGACATCGCCATCGACGGGTTCCTGCTCACACCGGTGCAGAAGATCTGCAAATACCCGCTGCAGCTGGCCGAGCTGCTCAAGTACACCACACAGGAGCACGG TGATTACAGCAACATAAAGGCAGCGTATGAGGCCATGAAGAATGTGGCCTGTCTGATCAATGAGCGCAAGCGCAAGCTGGAGAGCATCGACAAGATAGCCCGCTGGCAGGTGTCCATCGTGGGCTGGGAG GGACTGGATATCTTAGACCGAAGCTCAGAATTGATTCATTCTGGGGAACTGACCAAAATCACTAAGCAAGGCAAAAGCCAGCAGCGGATGTTCTTCCTGTTTGACCACCAGCTGGTGTCCTGCAAGAAGGACTTGCTGCGCAGGGACATGCTGTACTACAAGGGCCGGCTGGACATGGATGAGATGGAGCTTGTGGACCTGGGAGATGGGCGCGACAAGGACTGTAACCTCAGCGTGAAAAATGCCTTCAAGCTCGTCAGTAGGACCACAGACgaggtttatttgttttgtgcCAAAAAACAAGAAGACAAGGCAAGGTGGCTGCAGGCCTGTGCAGACGAAAGGAGGCGGGTGCAGGAGGACCAGGAGATGG GAATGGAAATTTCAGAAAACCAGAAGAAACTTGCCATGTTAAATGCTCAAAAGACAGGACATGGAAAGTCGAAAG GCTACAACAGGTGCCCCGTGGCCCCACCGCACCAGAGCCTGCACCCCATCCACCAGCGCCACATCACTATGCCCACAAGCGTCCCCCAGCAGCAGGTATTTGGCCTGGCGGAACCCAAAAGGAAGCCCTCGCTCTTCTGGCACACCTTCAACAGGCTCACCCCCTTCCGGAAATGA